From one Methylomonas paludis genomic stretch:
- a CDS encoding glycosyltransferase family 25 protein: MDNKPLKRILVLNVKQFNERRQFMQQQLAVQNLQASFVFDWDIDDLTDEILSRYFVEDNSLSPGQQSCALKHIVALQQAAAADGMVLVLEDDAVFAADFKLGLERALAQRQQFPGPAVVYIGSGGNFFTPKSQRKPGQFLYPGSRGRFTDSFLIDSATAQLRLNWIETHKMTKGIDNQFDEMDRQLNIQILWLEPPVVEQGSKNGLFNSALEAAPPSWLKAILFRWEKLRRKYIYQLWR, from the coding sequence ATGGATAATAAGCCACTCAAGCGGATATTAGTACTAAACGTCAAGCAGTTTAACGAACGCCGCCAGTTTATGCAGCAGCAACTGGCAGTCCAAAATTTACAAGCAAGCTTTGTTTTTGACTGGGATATAGACGATTTAACCGACGAAATCCTCAGTCGTTACTTTGTTGAGGATAACAGCCTATCCCCCGGCCAACAGTCCTGTGCCTTAAAGCACATTGTGGCTTTACAGCAGGCAGCAGCAGCAGATGGCATGGTGCTGGTACTGGAAGATGATGCCGTGTTCGCCGCAGATTTTAAATTAGGCCTGGAGCGGGCTTTGGCCCAGCGCCAGCAGTTTCCGGGGCCTGCCGTGGTCTATATTGGCTCTGGCGGCAATTTTTTTACCCCGAAAAGCCAAAGAAAGCCTGGGCAATTTCTTTACCCAGGCTCACGCGGACGTTTTACCGATTCGTTTCTCATCGATAGCGCTACTGCACAACTGCGCTTAAACTGGATAGAGACGCATAAAATGACAAAGGGCATCGACAATCAGTTTGATGAAATGGATAGACAGCTTAACATCCAGATACTTTGGTTGGAGCCGCCTGTTGTGGAGCAGGGCAGTAAAAACGGTCTATTCAATAGTGCCTTGGAAGCAGCTCCCCCATCCTGGCTGAAAGCCATCCTGTTTCGCTGGGAAAAACTAAGGCGTAAATATATTTATCAACTATGGCGTTAA
- a CDS encoding YceD family protein: MSDKLPELIDPILLAERRSELVGAIKIADLERLSDLLADTAGDVAIEVVFAKTGKLATVSGHIKTTLNLACQSCLQGFAWPLEQRFKLAVVSSLQEADKLGLDCEPLLLTGEKISLSALIEDEILLALPDYPKHEHNCLSGRNVQPSDDKLESKPSKANNPFSVLAKLKNTGD; encoded by the coding sequence ATGTCAGATAAATTACCCGAACTTATAGATCCCATTTTGCTCGCTGAAAGACGTAGTGAGCTGGTGGGCGCAATTAAAATTGCCGATCTTGAGCGCTTATCTGATTTACTCGCCGATACGGCAGGCGATGTCGCAATTGAAGTGGTTTTTGCCAAAACCGGCAAGCTGGCAACAGTATCCGGACATATAAAAACCACATTGAATCTGGCTTGTCAATCCTGTCTGCAGGGCTTTGCCTGGCCGCTTGAGCAACGTTTTAAGCTGGCTGTAGTGTCTTCATTACAGGAAGCAGACAAACTTGGCCTGGATTGCGAACCGTTATTATTGACAGGCGAAAAAATATCGCTAAGCGCCTTGATTGAAGATGAAATATTGCTGGCCTTGCCGGACTATCCCAAGCATGAGCATAACTGCCTAAGCGGTCGAAACGTTCAGCCCAGCGATGATAAATTAGAATCTAAACCCAGTAAGGCGAATAACCCTTTTTCTGTTTTAGCAAAACTTAAAAACACCGGAGATTAA
- a CDS encoding O-antigen ligase family protein, giving the protein MALKPIYMLTYTRFSKISQQLCRYLIILAAMSAPISTMVCSIACVGIIVTWLLSGQVISGLKIAYQHPVGKAILIFVGWLLISMFYADTSAQTKLTTLLSWQKLFFVFILLGFFYQADWQRRFVYSYFIFMSLAALISLLCWFVKFGTFDQSPGIIMTNYVAQSIALIAALLCAVFLLNKPDSGVPKAYLWLSNALFVINIFIISPARSGYIALPPALIFAGIYFYGFKKLPQLIAILFSIIMIAGLSSSNLQQRIKLGLQEQTSYQTSASETSIGLRMIFYKNTMELISQNPLWGYGTSSFESVYSHYAAAQSSDWHGGKTGDPHNQYLFIWLENGLVGLILFGFYIYYALRVGWYHPAYGQIAAGFLIAICASSLFNSHFKTFPEGNLLAFFMGALLALPPKSTKAGLD; this is encoded by the coding sequence ATGGCGTTAAAACCAATTTATATGTTGACCTATACCCGATTTTCCAAAATATCGCAGCAGTTATGTCGTTATTTGATTATTCTGGCAGCAATGTCCGCTCCGATTTCCACCATGGTTTGCAGTATTGCCTGTGTCGGTATTATCGTCACCTGGCTACTGTCAGGCCAGGTTATCAGCGGTTTGAAAATAGCCTATCAACACCCGGTAGGTAAAGCTATTCTAATATTTGTTGGCTGGTTGCTGATCAGCATGTTTTATGCAGATACCAGTGCACAGACCAAATTAACCACCTTATTGAGCTGGCAAAAATTATTTTTTGTATTTATTTTGCTGGGTTTCTTTTATCAGGCAGATTGGCAGCGGCGTTTTGTCTATAGCTACTTCATTTTTATGAGCTTGGCGGCGTTAATATCACTGCTGTGCTGGTTTGTGAAGTTCGGCACATTTGATCAGTCACCCGGCATCATCATGACCAACTATGTTGCCCAGAGTATCGCCCTCATAGCTGCCTTGCTGTGCGCAGTGTTTCTATTAAACAAACCGGATTCCGGCGTGCCTAAAGCCTATTTATGGCTAAGCAACGCCTTGTTTGTGATCAATATTTTTATTATCAGCCCGGCCAGAAGCGGCTATATTGCCTTGCCACCGGCGCTGATATTTGCCGGGATCTATTTTTACGGCTTTAAAAAACTGCCGCAGTTAATAGCCATACTGTTTAGCATCATAATGATAGCAGGCTTGAGCTCAAGCAATTTACAGCAACGCATCAAACTTGGCTTGCAGGAACAAACCAGTTATCAAACCAGTGCTTCCGAAACCTCCATAGGTTTAAGGATGATCTTCTACAAGAATACAATGGAATTGATTAGCCAGAATCCGCTTTGGGGTTATGGTACTTCTTCATTTGAGTCCGTCTATAGTCATTATGCGGCTGCGCAGAGTTCTGATTGGCACGGTGGTAAAACCGGTGACCCCCACAATCAATATCTGTTTATTTGGCTGGAAAACGGTTTAGTAGGCTTGATATTGTTTGGCTTTTACATTTATTATGCTCTTAGAGTGGGGTGGTATCATCCTGCTTATGGGCAGATCGCCGCCGGATTTTTAATAGCCATTTGTGCGTCCAGTTTGTTTAATTCCCACTTTAAAACCTTTCCAGAAGGCAATTTATTGGCCTTTTTTATGGGCGCACTGCTAGCGTTGCCGCCTAAATCTACTAAAGCCGGTTTAGATTGA
- the plsX gene encoding phosphate acyltransferase PlsX, which translates to MSVTLSIDAMGGDFGPKVTVPAALACLRKNPDLKLIMVGDEIVLNGLLADAKLTFKDRIAVHHASQVVEMDEAPQKALKNKKDSSMRVAINLVQQGLADACVSAGNTGALMATARFVLKMIPGIERPAIISTLPSLYGHTHMLDLGGNVDSSAEQLYQFAVMGEEVVKAVENIDKPKVALLNIGEEDMKGNVQVKAAAKLLENSSLNYIGYVEGNSINAGHIKVDLIVTDGFAGNIALKSIEGAAKMISVKLKDSFSQNILTKLVGLIAYPVLKSFKDSIDPRLYNGASFIGLRGLVIKSHGGADALAFETAIHLAEVEVRQAVIRKISEKIEKALEQKVSA; encoded by the coding sequence GTGAGTGTAACTCTTTCAATTGATGCCATGGGCGGAGATTTTGGTCCTAAAGTGACCGTCCCCGCAGCACTGGCCTGTTTAAGAAAAAATCCGGATCTGAAATTGATTATGGTTGGCGACGAAATAGTCTTGAACGGACTATTAGCCGATGCCAAACTTACTTTCAAAGACCGTATTGCCGTCCATCACGCATCCCAAGTGGTTGAGATGGACGAGGCCCCGCAAAAAGCCTTAAAAAACAAAAAAGACTCTTCCATGCGGGTGGCTATCAATCTGGTTCAGCAAGGCCTGGCCGATGCCTGTGTCAGCGCCGGTAATACCGGGGCGTTAATGGCCACGGCCCGCTTTGTGTTAAAAATGATACCCGGCATCGAACGTCCAGCCATTATTTCGACTCTGCCTTCCCTGTATGGACATACTCATATGTTGGACTTGGGTGGTAATGTCGATTCCAGCGCGGAACAACTCTACCAATTTGCGGTCATGGGCGAAGAAGTGGTCAAGGCTGTCGAGAATATCGACAAACCTAAGGTGGCATTGCTCAATATAGGCGAAGAGGATATGAAAGGAAATGTCCAGGTCAAAGCCGCCGCTAAATTACTGGAAAACTCCAGCTTGAACTATATCGGTTATGTGGAAGGCAATTCCATCAATGCCGGCCATATTAAAGTTGATTTAATCGTCACCGATGGTTTTGCCGGGAATATTGCCCTAAAGTCCATTGAAGGCGCGGCGAAAATGATCAGCGTCAAATTGAAAGACAGTTTTTCCCAAAACATCCTGACTAAACTGGTGGGCTTGATTGCCTATCCGGTATTGAAATCCTTTAAGGATAGTATTGATCCTCGTCTTTATAATGGTGCCAGTTTCATTGGCTTACGCGGTCTGGTGATAAAAAGCCACGGCGGTGCTGATGCCCTGGCTTTTGAAACAGCGATTCATTTGGCCGAAGTTGAAGTCAGGCAAGCGGTGATACGCAAAATCAGCGAGAAGATTGAGAAAGCTTTGGAACAAAAGGTGAGCGCATGA
- the rpmF gene encoding 50S ribosomal protein L32, with protein sequence MAVQKSKVSRSRRGQRRSHDALVGKTLAQDPLTGEVHLRHHMTPDGYFKGRQIIGGGIVDED encoded by the coding sequence ATGGCAGTACAAAAAAGTAAAGTATCGCGCTCCAGACGCGGTCAACGTCGTTCACACGATGCATTAGTTGGCAAAACCCTGGCGCAAGACCCCTTGACAGGTGAAGTACATCTGCGTCATCACATGACTCCAGACGGTTATTTCAAAGGCCGTCAAATTATTGGCGGCGGCATTGTTGACGAAGATTAA
- a CDS encoding beta-ketoacyl-ACP synthase III, which yields MTRWANVIGTGGYLPAKIRSNDDLSTMVDTSDSWIYERTGIKNRHIAADDETASSMAEAAARQAIDMAGIDVQEIDLIIVATSTPERIYPSTACLLQKRLGIQKGVGFDIQAACSGSIYALSIADQYIKTGMAEKVLIVGSEICSRITDWTDRTTCILFGDGAGAILLAAAKQPGLLATHIHSDGSYEDLLYCPNPQVAAAANQNEAAYIHMRGNEVFRVAVNTLGRIVDETLAASGLQQTDIDWLVPHQANTRIIAATAKKLGMSMEQVILTLENQGNTSSASLLLAFDQGVRDGRIQRGHTVLMEAFGAGFTWGSALLKY from the coding sequence ATGACACGTTGGGCCAATGTAATTGGCACGGGCGGCTATTTGCCTGCCAAAATCCGCAGTAATGATGATCTGTCTACCATGGTAGATACCAGCGACAGCTGGATTTACGAGCGTACCGGCATCAAAAACCGTCATATAGCCGCTGATGATGAAACGGCCTCCAGCATGGCTGAAGCTGCTGCCCGGCAGGCCATCGATATGGCTGGGATTGATGTTCAGGAAATTGATCTGATTATCGTTGCCACCAGTACCCCGGAACGCATTTATCCCAGCACTGCCTGTTTATTGCAGAAACGGCTGGGAATCCAAAAAGGGGTCGGTTTTGACATCCAGGCGGCTTGTTCAGGCTCAATATACGCGTTAAGTATTGCTGATCAATATATTAAAACCGGCATGGCCGAAAAAGTGTTGATCGTCGGCTCGGAAATCTGTTCGCGCATCACTGACTGGACAGACCGTACTACCTGCATTCTGTTCGGTGATGGGGCCGGTGCCATTCTGTTGGCTGCAGCGAAGCAACCCGGTTTATTGGCAACCCATATCCATTCTGACGGCAGCTACGAAGATCTGCTGTATTGCCCCAATCCCCAGGTTGCCGCAGCCGCTAATCAAAACGAAGCCGCTTATATCCACATGCGCGGCAACGAAGTGTTTAGAGTTGCGGTTAATACCTTGGGCCGTATCGTCGATGAAACGCTGGCAGCCAGCGGTTTACAACAGACTGATATCGACTGGCTGGTACCACATCAGGCCAATACCCGGATTATTGCTGCTACCGCAAAGAAATTGGGCATGAGTATGGAGCAAGTTATCCTGACCCTGGAAAATCAGGGCAACACATCCTCCGCTTCACTGTTGCTGGCGTTTGATCAGGGCGTGCGCGATGGTCGCATCCAGCGCGGTCATACGGTATTAATGGAAGCTTTTGGTGCCGGATTCACCTGGGGCTCCGCTTTGCTTAAGTATTAG
- a CDS encoding Maf family protein — MSTLVLASGSAYRAELLAKLQLDFISFNSEVDESPQPGENPAQLAIRLAQAKARAVGVMFPHGLIIGSDQVALCGTQLLGKPGQRQPAIAQLQAQSGQCVEFYTAVSVFDASRNRCLTDLDITRVYFRQLSLEQIEHYVDLEQPYACAGSFKAEGLGIALFSGIESSDPSALIGLPLIKLVSLLARFGVTVL, encoded by the coding sequence ATGTCTACCCTTGTACTAGCCTCTGGATCAGCTTATCGGGCCGAGTTATTGGCTAAACTCCAACTTGATTTTATCAGTTTTAACAGTGAAGTGGATGAGTCTCCCCAACCCGGAGAAAATCCGGCACAACTGGCTATAAGACTCGCTCAAGCAAAAGCCAGAGCGGTCGGGGTGATGTTTCCCCATGGCTTGATTATCGGTTCCGATCAGGTGGCCTTGTGTGGTACCCAGCTTCTGGGTAAACCCGGCCAGCGCCAGCCGGCAATAGCCCAATTACAGGCTCAATCCGGACAATGTGTGGAGTTTTATACCGCAGTCAGTGTTTTTGATGCCAGCCGTAATAGGTGTCTGACAGATCTGGACATTACCAGAGTCTATTTTCGCCAGTTAAGCCTGGAACAGATAGAACATTATGTTGATCTGGAACAGCCCTATGCCTGTGCCGGCAGTTTTAAGGCCGAAGGCTTGGGGATTGCCTTGTTCAGTGGAATTGAATCCAGCGATCCCAGTGCCTTGATTGGATTACCCCTGATAAAACTGGTTAGCTTGCTAGCCAGATTCGGCGTGACAGTCCTGTAA
- a CDS encoding glycosyltransferase family 2 protein — protein sequence MTKLISVIVTTYNWPSALAACINSLLAQSDRHFEIIIADDGSGADTRQLIAELSTDSPLSIRSVYHPDQGFRAATIRNKAVAESRGSYLIFLDGDCVVFPHFIQRHRRLAESAHFVPGNRLLISEQYTNQALQQQIPLHLQNTLFFMRCKLSGQINRILPLLYLPFSKPRYLRPKYWQQAMTCNLGVWKQDFIAVNGFDELFQGWGYEDSDLVIRLIHQGIKRKEGRFAVPVLHLWHPQNDRSRHDPNYARLLQRLTDKTCIRSEAGIDQYLQI from the coding sequence ATGACTAAGCTGATTTCGGTCATCGTGACCACCTACAATTGGCCAAGCGCACTAGCTGCCTGCATAAACAGCTTGCTGGCCCAGTCTGATAGACATTTTGAGATTATCATTGCCGATGATGGTTCTGGTGCAGATACCCGGCAGTTAATAGCCGAATTAAGCACAGACTCCCCGCTCAGTATTCGTAGTGTCTATCATCCTGATCAGGGGTTTAGAGCGGCCACCATCAGAAATAAAGCTGTTGCCGAGAGCCGTGGCAGTTACTTGATCTTTCTGGATGGCGATTGCGTAGTGTTTCCGCATTTTATTCAGCGCCATCGCCGCTTAGCAGAATCAGCTCATTTTGTGCCGGGTAATCGCTTGTTGATTAGCGAACAATACACCAATCAGGCCTTGCAGCAGCAAATTCCTTTGCATTTGCAAAATACGCTGTTTTTTATGCGTTGCAAACTGAGCGGACAGATTAATCGTATCTTGCCTTTGCTGTATTTGCCATTTAGTAAACCACGTTATCTTAGACCCAAATACTGGCAACAAGCCATGACTTGCAATCTAGGAGTCTGGAAACAAGATTTTATCGCCGTGAACGGGTTTGATGAATTATTTCAGGGATGGGGGTATGAAGATTCAGACTTGGTGATACGCTTGATTCATCAAGGAATCAAGCGTAAAGAAGGCCGGTTTGCGGTGCCGGTTTTACACCTTTGGCACCCGCAAAACGACAGAAGCCGGCACGATCCCAACTATGCCCGCTTATTACAGCGCCTGACGGATAAAACATGTATCCGTAGTGAAGCAGGCATAGATCAATATTTACAGATCTGA
- the fabG gene encoding 3-oxoacyl-ACP reductase FabG has translation MAKKLAIVTGASRGIGRAIAEKLAADGFFVVGTATSEPGAAAISAYLTEQGQGYKLNVADAAEIEEFIKTVTDNFGVPAVLVNNAGITRDNLLMRMKDDEWDDIITTNLTSIFRMSKAVLRGMMKARYGRIINISSVVGATGNAGQTNYAAAKAGMVGFSKSLAKEVGSRGITVNTVAPGFIDTDMTKELGAEIKTQLLSAIAVGRLGQPEEIAHAVSFLASEAAAYITGETLHVNGGMYMP, from the coding sequence ATGGCTAAAAAACTCGCTATCGTGACCGGTGCCAGCCGGGGAATAGGCCGCGCTATCGCCGAGAAACTGGCGGCAGACGGTTTTTTTGTGGTGGGAACTGCCACCAGCGAACCTGGAGCAGCCGCTATTTCAGCGTACCTGACCGAGCAGGGCCAAGGCTATAAACTAAACGTAGCCGATGCGGCTGAAATTGAGGAATTCATTAAAACTGTTACCGATAATTTCGGGGTACCAGCCGTACTGGTCAATAACGCCGGCATTACCCGCGACAACTTGTTGATGCGGATGAAAGACGATGAATGGGACGATATTATCACCACCAATCTCACCTCAATTTTTCGGATGAGCAAAGCGGTATTGCGCGGCATGATGAAAGCCCGTTATGGCCGTATTATCAATATTTCTTCGGTGGTTGGTGCTACCGGCAATGCCGGTCAAACCAATTATGCCGCAGCCAAAGCCGGCATGGTGGGTTTTAGCAAATCACTGGCTAAGGAAGTCGGATCACGCGGTATTACTGTCAATACTGTCGCACCCGGATTTATTGACACCGATATGACCAAAGAGCTAGGAGCTGAAATTAAAACTCAGTTGCTATCTGCAATTGCCGTGGGCCGCCTGGGTCAACCCGAAGAAATTGCTCATGCCGTCAGCTTTTTAGCTTCTGAAGCTGCCGCTTATATAACCGGTGAAACCTTGCATGTCAACGGCGGCATGTATATGCCCTAA
- a CDS encoding lytic transglycosylase domain-containing protein has translation MSWLKISCLMLVCSNAGADVYKQIAGNGLITYTNKPRTDNGYHLLFRTPPRSYPQDLKFVSQNKQKYSDLVAKAAAKHNLDVKLLHAVIQAESAYNANAESPAGAVGLMQLMPDTAVRYGVADRRDAEQNIDGGARYLKDLLAMFNSDLKLAVAGYNAGEGAVMKYHYNIPPYPETMHYVEHVLSLYAKG, from the coding sequence ATGTCGTGGCTTAAAATCAGTTGCCTAATGCTGGTTTGCAGTAATGCCGGCGCTGATGTTTACAAGCAGATAGCCGGTAATGGCTTGATTACTTACACCAATAAGCCGCGTACTGACAACGGCTACCATTTGTTATTCCGCACCCCGCCACGCAGCTATCCGCAAGATTTGAAATTTGTGTCGCAAAACAAGCAAAAATACAGTGATCTGGTGGCTAAAGCGGCTGCCAAACATAATCTGGATGTAAAATTACTCCACGCCGTGATCCAAGCCGAATCAGCTTATAACGCCAATGCCGAATCACCCGCCGGGGCGGTTGGTTTAATGCAGCTGATGCCCGACACGGCTGTGCGCTACGGGGTAGCCGACCGCCGCGATGCCGAACAGAATATAGACGGTGGCGCTCGTTATCTTAAAGATTTGTTGGCCATGTTCAATTCGGATCTAAAACTGGCGGTGGCCGGCTATAACGCCGGAGAAGGGGCGGTGATGAAATATCATTACAATATCCCACCCTATCCAGAAACCATGCATTACGTTGAGCATGTGCTCAGTCTCTACGCCAAAGGCTGA
- a CDS encoding glycosyltransferase family 2 protein: MLSVIIITRNEQEHIGRCLASVTWADEIIVLDSGSTDNTVAISKQYTSAVYQTDWPGFGPQKQRALQKASHDWVLSLDADEEISPALQQEMQQAMQLSGIQGFYIPRLSSYCGKQIKYGGWWPDPVLRLFRRETGQFSDDVVHERVIVNGIVKHLQQPILHEAFTDPSEVLDKINHYSTLGAEKLYKQHQHASLARAIGRGIWTFIRTYLLKAGFLDGAEGLMLAISNAEGSYYKYLKLRNIHKQSQHD, encoded by the coding sequence ATGCTCAGCGTCATCATCATTACCCGTAACGAACAAGAGCACATAGGCCGGTGTCTAGCATCCGTGACTTGGGCCGATGAAATCATCGTGTTAGATTCGGGCAGTACTGATAATACCGTGGCCATTAGCAAGCAATATACCTCAGCTGTTTACCAGACAGATTGGCCAGGATTTGGCCCGCAGAAACAGCGAGCCTTGCAAAAAGCTAGTCATGACTGGGTTTTGTCGCTGGATGCTGACGAAGAAATCAGTCCAGCCCTGCAACAAGAAATGCAACAGGCAATGCAACTATCCGGTATTCAGGGCTTTTATATACCCCGTCTATCCAGTTATTGCGGCAAACAAATCAAATATGGCGGCTGGTGGCCAGATCCGGTGCTCAGGCTGTTTCGTCGCGAGACCGGCCAGTTTAGTGACGATGTTGTCCATGAGCGGGTTATCGTCAACGGTATTGTCAAACACTTACAGCAGCCAATATTGCACGAAGCCTTTACCGATCCCAGTGAAGTGCTGGATAAAATAAATCATTATTCCACTCTGGGTGCCGAAAAACTCTACAAACAGCATCAGCATGCCAGTTTGGCGCGCGCCATTGGCCGGGGCATCTGGACGTTTATCCGCACGTATTTGTTAAAAGCCGGCTTTTTGGATGGGGCAGAAGGATTAATGTTGGCGATATCCAATGCCGAAGGCAGCTACTACAAATACCTAAAGCTGCGGAATATACATAAACAATCCCAGCATGACTAA
- the fabD gene encoding ACP S-malonyltransferase produces MSQQNQNLAFVFPGQGSQAVGMLAQLADSYPVVKHTFAEASDVLGYQLWDLVSNGPDAELNQTQITQPAMLAAGVAVWRVWTENSTVRPAWLAGHSLGEYTALVNAGVIAFGDAIKLVAERGRLMQEAVPAGVGAMAAIIGLEDQQVVDVCAAAANGEIVSAANFNAPGQVVIAGETAAIDRAIVAMKAAGAKRALKLPVSVPSHCPLMAGAAEQLYALLQAIEIHAPNTQLIHNADVLPHTSPDAIRTALKEQLFKPVRWVESLQFIESQGVTTFIECGPGKVLLGLNKRIAADANHAAIFDNESLNSVLEQLNG; encoded by the coding sequence ATGAGTCAACAAAATCAAAATCTGGCTTTTGTCTTTCCAGGCCAAGGTTCACAAGCCGTCGGCATGTTAGCGCAACTGGCTGACAGCTACCCGGTGGTCAAACACACTTTTGCCGAAGCATCCGATGTGCTGGGCTATCAGCTGTGGGATCTGGTCAGTAACGGTCCCGATGCCGAATTGAATCAAACTCAAATTACCCAACCAGCCATGTTGGCAGCCGGGGTCGCCGTGTGGCGGGTCTGGACTGAAAATTCGACTGTACGTCCGGCCTGGTTGGCGGGCCATAGTCTGGGCGAATATACCGCACTGGTCAACGCCGGTGTGATCGCCTTTGGCGACGCCATCAAGCTGGTTGCTGAGCGTGGTCGGCTGATGCAGGAAGCCGTGCCGGCCGGTGTTGGCGCCATGGCTGCTATTATCGGCCTGGAAGATCAACAAGTGGTTGATGTGTGCGCCGCTGCTGCCAATGGCGAAATCGTTTCAGCTGCTAATTTCAATGCCCCTGGTCAGGTTGTGATTGCCGGTGAAACAGCGGCGATAGATCGTGCCATAGTGGCCATGAAAGCTGCGGGTGCCAAACGCGCCCTGAAATTACCGGTCAGCGTACCTTCCCACTGTCCGCTGATGGCTGGTGCCGCCGAGCAACTCTACGCCTTGTTGCAAGCTATCGAAATTCATGCACCTAATACTCAACTGATCCACAATGCTGATGTTCTGCCTCACACTAGTCCGGATGCGATCCGCACTGCGCTTAAAGAGCAGCTGTTTAAACCAGTGCGCTGGGTGGAAAGTCTGCAGTTCATCGAGTCTCAAGGTGTGACCACCTTTATCGAGTGCGGTCCCGGTAAAGTCCTGCTGGGTCTGAACAAACGTATTGCTGCCGATGCCAACCACGCGGCTATCTTTGATAACGAATCTCTAAATTCAGTTCTGGAACAATTAAATGGCTAA